The window AAGTCTCCCACTAGTTCGGTAAGACCAGGTTCCCCTGGCAAGGCAAAAACCACAATTCCCTTCTTTTGTGCACGGATCCAGAAATCTTCAGGCTGCAAAGCAGAAAAGATGAATGTCGTATAGTGATCAAGAACTGATGGAATAAGACCTCAAAATCTCAAGCAGAGATCAAGGTGAAATACAGGAGATTATCTGTTcttcagaaaataaatttaaaaactgcACAACTATATTCTAATAAAATCAGATTAAGTAACCCAAGAAAGATACCATGAGATCCTTGGTTCTTGGATGCTTCTTCGTGGAAAACAATATTCCTGTAAAATTATAGTTCATGGGTAAAGCCCATGTAAGATTAACTACTGTTTGTAAACAATATAACGAAGTATAACATTGAAAGTTATTATAAAATAGGATTGCCAGGAGAGTGAGAATAATTGCATCATCATTCTCAAGTGAAAGGCACCGggaaaaattcaacaatattaGTATTTCTTGGAAGATGGCGAAATGGATTCAACACTTTGAATGAATAGAAAAGCAAATTCGACTGATTACCATTATGATTAGATATTGTAATAGAAGGTCTGACCCAATATGGACAATTGTGAAGCCTAAACCCTCTTAGCATGCACCTGCAACACGATGTTGTCAGTACCTTTATAAAATCAACCTCTACATCGGGAAATAAATGTTCAGAAATGTACCTACGTCCAGGGGGAGCTTCACCATTAAACTGCGTCAAGATCCGCTCAAAATATTTCACGTACCTCTGATTAATTCACAAAAACAGTCAGTTGTGTCTTGTATACTAGATTCCACAGAATCGTTGTATAAGGGAATATATGACTAACAATCTGGCTTGGAAGAATAAGACCCTTCCCATCAACACATCTTTGTTGGTTATAGTAACTAATGCAGTCCTCAGCAGTTGGGAAGAACTGCAGTTAGAGACAAAGTTAAAGTTTTTCgataacaaataaaaggaGCTGAACCTCCCTGAAAACAGGaccaataattttattgtaaaatatgtTTTACCTTTAAGAACAGAAGAAGGCTACATATCATCAATCCTGTCCTTGCCTTCCCAGCTTTACAGTGAACAACTACCACATTTAAAATGTCCTCCTTCAACCATGAGTAAGCACTTTGACAGAACAATTTTATGAGATGGATAGGGGGGCAATTGTGATCGTCGAATGGGAAACATGCAACctgaacaaaaatgaaaaatttatacaaaGTGAGACAAGTGCATTTgtcttgtttaatttttaaacttaGATAAGTTAACAATTTTCACTTTCCAGTAGgatcaaactaaaataaaatgagcaAACAGCATTCGCTTTTATTCTTGATTCAGCTCTCATTGCtcattctttttaatattttagttcCTCTGATCAATAAAGTCACACAAAAAGAAGCTCAAAGCTTGCGAACAACTCTAGGTAACAACATCAAAGTGGAGTATCTATTTAGCACCTTGACCAGATAAGCCACCCTTCACCCCAAGAACCCTGCCCAAATTTAAGAAGCAACAAACAACCATCTTTCCAGTATTTGTTTTGcgaacaataaaaaataatcacaacaCAATAATCAGCTGACTATTTTAGTCAAGGTAGttcttttcttaaaaatacCAATGGACTTTATATGGTGAGTGCAGGAAGGTGAAAAGGTGAACACAAGCAGTTGTACATTTTTACTTTCATGATTGAGTACTATGATAAGTCTCAACTTTTTCAGATAAAACAATATCAAATCTTAGAGGTTATCAAATGGACCATCCTATGCACTTTAGCTGGATCTTATACGTTTGAATAGTTAAAGCACGTTCATTCAGTtcaaagtaaatattttaacacCAAGTATGTACCTTTCCTTCAAATAGTGAAGCATCATACAACCTCTCTGAACAAAGAttatatactttatattttcccTGCAAATATAGAACTGTTTCAGAAgcataaaaatgtaaagagaATTGTAcaagacaaattatgtgaatGTGACCTAGGCACCGGAAACATTATGAAACCACAAGAAGCTAGACAGTAGAAACTTAAGATACTATTGAGAATGTATAAATATGGGAATAATGGGATTCAAATCTACCAATATTATCCTTAGTATCCAATTGAATTCTCTTCATTCAAAGTTTATGCCCTGTCGAATTAGCTACGATAGGTGAGCAGCAGTAATTATTCGttttattgattatatatatcttTAGTCATTGTTGAGTCTTACTTTATTAGTTGAGCGAGTCTTTGATTATTATGTTAGTTTTCTAAGAGTCAAACCCATAATAAGTATATAGTCCCTGGATTTTACTAGGATTTagtcaatttcatatttttcggGCTATTGTGTCGTACATTTTTCACCATTCAGAAATATAACTTGGAGTTCAGCAAATACGTGGCCTCTTCGGAGGAGTGTTTGTTACTTTCTGTTCTTGAGTTCGTTTCGTCATCTCAATCATCTTTATGATATCAATTGGTCCAACCTAAATACCACTACCACATAGAAAAAACAATGTGCTTTATTGAGGTGGAGTATCATGTATGGACTTTTTTACATTTGGTTGTacgtaaaaaagaaaatgcttCTAGAAAGATACCTTGTGATGAGTCTCAAAAAACTTGATCACTTCCTCCATATGATTCCGATAAAATCCCTGTATAATGTTTGGAGCACATTTATAAAAGAGACCCCGAAAAAACTATGAGGATTTCGAGATATTAAAGGGGCCTTAACctcaaaatatccaaataaacCAGAGCTTAGGTCACCAGCAGGGAACCCCATAGCGATTATGTTCTCGGTTATGTATGTCATATCTAAGTCGAATCCTCCTTCCTGATTACAGTTGAAAAATAAAGCGATTTATAAACCAAATTTATTGTTATGTATTACGTAGAAtatgaaaagaagaaaaagagagactGATGAGGGGTTACATTTACAAACAATTGATTGTTTGCTTGAACGCTATATAAAGAGCCATGaagcataaaatgatagatgCCATAATAAACATTGCACATAAGTATTCCTTTGCCAAAAGTAATTGTTggcaaatgaaataaaaataactataacaATATCCCACGTCGGTGTAAAGAGAGCTAAAACCACTATATAAGTCTAATGGTTCACTtctcctatcaccaattggttttaggatgaaaCCCTATGGATTTGTATCAGTAATAATACAAGTGACGAGTTTCGAGAtacgaaaataaaaactcaAGATACACCTCACATTCCAAGAACCATATACCTGTGGCATAAAGGCGACACTCTACAAGTTAAGCCATCTGTCGCaagtatcaatttttttttgtgaaggTAAACAAGGGTTGTGTTGTAAACTTCATAACTAATTAGGACTAGTTTCATTGTGATGCTAAGTTCTTTTCTActtcttaatttctttttttccctaTTATATCTGGCTTCAAATTTACAAGACATATCAGTGTTAGCTACCCAGAGCTGAAACAGCAATAGTATAGAAACAAAAGTACTAAGAAAGTTAGGAAGATTGCTGAACATCTTTCTCAAATGAAATCAGTTATGATAGCAGTTCCTACCTGGTATCTTCGCTTATTTTGTGAGACAATGTGTCTGGCTTTTACTTGCACAGCCTTCACAGCATTTAAAGAGGAATCAACTATTCCTTTAGTAAGAGATCCTATAACACCTGATTGTGCAGGCGCAGAACCTTTGTCCGCATTTTCATCTGATTTTGAAGGAATTTGCAATCCAAGCCCACTAGCAAGGCGTGCAAAAGTGAAATTCCCAGGATTCGTTTTCTTTGGTTCCTGTTGCGTTTGCGCAAGTTTAAGACCTCTGGCCCAAGCGGAAATGGCAGATGTAGATGACACTGAAGTTGGACCCTGTGCTGAGCTTGCTTTCTCCACGACATTGGAGGGTGAAGATCCAACATTAGAATCTTGCCCGGGCTGTGGTAGAGATGAATTGGCAGTTTCTGATTCCATTCAGATATTCCTGGTAAGATGAATTATAGCTCAGATAGGTTGGAATTAAAACCTCCAGAATTGCAATTTCTTACTTCTGGTACTACTCACACAAAATAACCCAAAACTGTGCAACTTTCCATCATTAACGAAAGCTATGAACATTATACTAATTAGCACCATAGATCATTCATTTTCTCCTAATCACGACACTGCAGCCTCCGAGGTTTGGAACAATAAATTCTAGTGATTTAAATACTCAAAATGTTACCTCTTGCCGACATAATTGTTCACCATATACGGCATAAATCGCTTAGCTTCTAATTGCACCCAACAAACGAAACATAAACCAACAGAGCTCAGAACTAATCATAATAAGCGCCAAAATCGACAGCATTGTCTAATAACAGCTGATAAAATGAAGATACAATGACACAATTGGACCCGAATTTGCGATGCATTTAACGGTATAGCAGCAAATCGAAGATAAAAGCTGCAAAACATCAGATCTATAATTGAAGTAACGAATAAATCATCACCTCGATTGAATATTGAGTAACTGCTCAGAAATATTTCCCCTGAATCGCCGTGTTCAATTTGTGAATCTTCGGAAAGCTGAATTTAAGAATATATGCAGAGCCTGTTGACATTTAGGTTTAGCATTTGCAGAGTGAAGTGATATTCAAATTAACCAGATTGTGATCTGATGTAAATTCATTAATGTATACAGTAGTGTATATGCTTATGAGCTAATACTAGAGGTCACCACGGTTCAagaaccgccggttcccggttcggaaccggcgATTCAGGTTCGAAAAAATGctgaacctgaaccggcccgtCTAGGTTCCGGTTCTTGAACCGGTTCAGACACGATTCAAGATCGGCGGTTTCCAGACGGTTccgggccggttccggtttggaccGCCGGTtcaaatttggttttttttattattttttttaaatttattcatttacagtactaattacaaattacaccTTATAGTTATAGTTGTAGTCTTTTATtatcgaataaataaataaaacgagaatgacaattgacaaatAGAGTAGAAGTCGACATTGGAGTTGGacaattggaattttattgatacaattatacaaatttgaacgatatgtcgatattacaaatacaaatgttgaaaattgaaattacaaaagagtCAAAAGACTTAATACATAACATAATACATGCTTGTTAGTTtgtataacaatttaaataaaagaacttgaagtaaaaaacaataaattataaatgtaaatagatagtatatatatatactcttagtCGGCGAAGGAGATATTTCTAGATAACTAAATTGAGGATACATTTAGCAATTCAACCTTAAttgttgagtttaatttaacCATCAACAATCATGATAGAATTGTCAAAAGTCTCCCGGATTTAGTCTTATAAAGAAGTCTTCTTCACCGATTagagtatatacaaatacaattatataattgtatttgtatattttaaagttgaaacaattgaaaaaaaaagaaataaaggaaaaagacTTGAGcccaacttaaatttaaaatttaagttgggTTGCTTACGTATCCTTAATGCTcaattatattaatgaatCAAAGTCCACGTAGTTCTCTTACCTTACTTACCTATTCGGCAATCGGCGGTAGACCTCTCACTCCACCTCATTGttgttgttcttcttcttcttcttcgttgGGGTAGTAGTCTTGGTCGGTTTGTACTTAGGTGTTCCAATCTAGCTCTTGGTCTCTAATGTCAGCCGAACACCAATCGTCAAGTAACATGGTGGCTTCCATATTTTGGCCGGATAGTCTACTTCTTCTATCGTCCAAGACGTTGCCTCCAACACTAAAAGCGGATTCGACGGCGACAATGGAAGCCGGTATTGAAAAAATCTCTTTGGCCATTGATGCAAGTATGGGAAAATCTTTCTCATGTGTTCCCCACCAATCGAGGACGTCGATTTGGTTGGGAACGGGACCTTCATCTTCATTCAAAGAAAAGCGTgagtcaaaatataaatctaacTCACTTACCGTCCTTGCCGACGAACTGCCGCTGGTGGTGTAACCGTATAGGTCGGCCAATTGGGATTGTGCGTCGGGGTCATCAACTTGAAAGAACCCAAAACTGTATTGTTGATGAGGGGTGGGTCGTTGTCTCACTTGGTGGGTACTGTTGTACTTGGCTTCGTATTCGGCAAAGAGAGTTcgcaactcaaactcaaatgcATGTTTGATGACGGAGAGATTGGGGAGGTTTATTTGGAATGTTTCGGACAAATTTATGTTGTAGTCCTCATTGGTGTCCGATTGCAAAGACCGAAGTGGTTGAAGGTCAATAGAACTCAAATTGttgtaataaaattctaaaatcttCAAGGTACCgactaatttccatttcggaTCCAAAACCTTTGCAATCAAAAACACCGTTGGAATCTCACTGAAATACTTAAGCCATTTGtcaatcatataatataaaacacACATCAACTCAGGATTTGTAACGGAATTTTTCATAGCCGTCTTAAAACCAAGTGATATATACATGCAATGCTCTAAAATACGAACAGATGTGCAATAATAAACACCCGATAACTCAACAATCGCATTTTTGAAACCTTTGAACAATTTAAACAAACTCATGCTTTGCTCCCAACATGCATGCGATAGATATAAATCAACAACGGGATAAGtcctaaaaaaatcaatcaaataatctATATGCTCCAAAGTAGAGTTCAAACAATCATATGTGGAGTTCCATCTAGTAGACACATCAATAGAAAAATTTGTGTACCtgattttcttttgatgacaATATTTCTTCCAATTATTACCAATCTAAGGCTTCCAATGAATCAAATTTACGACAGTTCTAATAGGATCAACATGCTTTTGCCAAAAAGAAAGAGCATCTTgtacacataaatttaaaatatgacaaatgcatctttgatgaaaatacttaccatttataaccGGGGCACAAGCCGCAATTAAGTCGGCAATACTTGCAGTGTTAGCGGTTGCATTATCAAAACCAACAGAAAAGACCTTATTGCACAAtctatattcattcaaaacttgaataattaaagCAGCAATTGCGGGTGCGGGGTGTGGCGTAGGAAATTGTCTAAACCAATCAAACGCTTGTGCAACGTCCAACTATTGTCCAAATAATGACATGTAATGCCCATATAAGAACTTCTTTGAAAAGCATCAGTCCACACATTAGAGCAAATGTTTACTTTGTGACCCAAAGTGGACAAAAAACGTGTTACTTCTCTTTGCTTCTCAAAAAATTGTCTGTTGTTAGATCTTTGATGTGAAGTTGCGGGTATTCTTTTAGCACCGACATTAAAAGCGGTTTGCATAGtaacttcatattttttgtcataaaaaaaattgaaaggcaAATGCTTCATTGCAACCCATCTGAACCGGCCCATCGGAACCGCCGAACCTTATCCGGTTTCGAACCGTCACCGCGGTTTCGgttcacggttccgaaccgccggtgaCGGTTCCGGGCCGGTTTAGCCGGGCCGGTTTGGTTTGGTGACCTCTAATTTCtcgttattatggaagtttatgttggtttttgttggATCTCGCTGAGTTGATGcttatttcttgcttttcgCTTTCGTTCTTGTTgattggatgtttggagctgagatctgttGGTTTTTTGTTGGAGGTTGTGGATTTACGTatggagatgtttggatttgttgaatcgtggtggatttgagttggagtttcgtAGATCTGGTGTTTGTTGTTTATGTTTTGCATGATTATAGCtctttactttctgtttctgcattctctaggtccagtagcgtagatctgttagtttcggctttaatttctcgttttaagtttagatctgaagtttgctctgtttttatGGTGTTAAATGCTCTGTTCTTTctgatattttcatttgattcatgaagaagatgaggtttgttggtagttagaatcagatttgatttttgtcaATACATTCTGCATGTACTTCTGCTTTTCTGCATGTTCTTCCAGACCCTATCAGTACTTTCTGCctgtcttttacttttctgcatgcttttccagaccctggtcGTTTAAGGAAATTGGTCCCCActatttgttttacttttgtttGTCTAAATTAGGAAAGTCATTCTAGTCGGTTTAACTCCAGTTGTTTTAGAACTTTCGTATATTTCATTTCTCaaagtcatgcatgttccgtacgttctcatttctcagacccagtaggtGGAGTAAAAGTAGTTTTTAAATCTCTCAGACCCAATAGTTTTAGTACTCGACCCacaaattgcgtggcagcagccaacctcctttcccaaaacatcccAAATGCAATTTCGTAACacgtccatcctcgtgggatcgatcctttacttccctgtgctagttgtagtatagtgggttgaggttttgaagaaatagagtgcaTCCAACGACCCATGTCTGATAGTTTCATTATCTTCTAGCCTTTGTGAACTAGttgaatcctctggacctgttagatcgagaGATATCACACATTGCACTGCACATTTCTAAGTCTTCAATATGCAtatagtatatcgttggaatctttataaaattatctttaatttgatatatattatatgaatttaaagttttgagatttcttttaaagttagttataactaatgctgtagttaattgacattaatacccctattgatattttttggaatt is drawn from Salvia hispanica cultivar TCC Black 2014 chromosome 6, UniMelb_Shisp_WGS_1.0, whole genome shotgun sequence and contains these coding sequences:
- the LOC125193879 gene encoding phosphatidylinositol 3,4,5-trisphosphate 3-phosphatase and protein-tyrosine-phosphatase PTEN2A-like; its protein translation is MESETANSSLPQPGQDSNVGSSPSNVVEKASSAQGPTSVSSTSAISAWARGLKLAQTQQEPKKTNPGNFTFARLASGLGLQIPSKSDENADKGSAPAQSGVIGSLTKGIVDSSLNAVKAVQVKARHIVSQNKRRYQEGGFDLDMTYITENIIAMGFPAGDLSSGLFGYFEGFYRNHMEEVIKFFETHHKGKYKVYNLCSERLYDASLFEGKVACFPFDDHNCPPIHLIKLFCQSAYSWLKEDILNVVVVHCKAGKARTGLMICSLLLFLKFFPTAEDCISYYNQQRCVDGKGLILPSQIRYVKYFERILTQFNGEAPPGRRCMLRGFRLHNCPYWVRPSITISNHNGILFSTKKHPRTKDLMPEDFWIRAQKKGIVVFALPGEPGLTELVGDFKVHFHDRQGDFYCWMNTSLMENRVILAASNLDDFDKRKLPSPGFHVEIVMVDYDGTAPSKTRADDSTKGADGKQQDAPSSSENKDPSSQQNKQNNEDDVFSDSDGEEHAPSRSSTVDQRPISVAGTAPQSEQASKSERVSSVSHQMERLSVGRESTSSQSQSKEVKVDEVERPSSTIPNMGSTDIKAIAADASVFSFGDDEDDESD